The Urbifossiella limnaea nucleotide sequence CTTCCGCGTCACCGGGCTCCACACGCCCGGCGTCCGGAACGCCTGCTTCACCCGCCGGTCCTCCAGCGAGTGGAAGCTGATGATCCCCGCCCGGCCGCCCGGCTTCACCACCGCGGGCAGCGCCGCGAGGAGCCGGTCGAGCGCGCCGAGCTCGTCGTTCACGGCGAGCCGCAGCGCCTGGAACACCCGCGTGGCGGGGTCGATGCCGCCGCTGCGCGGCACGCACCGCCGCACCACGTCGGCCAGGTCGGCGGTCGTGGCGAACGGCTTCGTGGCGCGCCGCTCGACGATCTTCCGCGCCACCCGGCGGCTGTGCCGCTCCTCGCCGAGTTCGAAGAACAGGTCGGCGAGGCCGGCCTCGGACAGCGTGTTCACCAGGTCCGCGGCGGGCCGGCCGCCGGTCGGGTCGAGCCGCATGTCGAGCGGCCCGTCGGCCCGGAAGCTCAGGCCGCGGTCCGCCGCGTCCATCTGGTCCGAGGCGAACCCCAGGTCCGCGAGGACGCCGTCGACGGCGGTCAGGCCGCGGTTCGCCAGCACGGCCGGGAGCTGGTCGAAGTTCGCGTGGACGAGTTCGACCGGCAGCCCGGCGAGCCGCACGGCGGCGCGCGCGAGCATGGTCGGGTCCTGGTCCAGGGCGATCACGCGGCCGGTCGGGCCGACGCGGTCGGCGATCAGCTTCGCGTGCCCGCCGCCGCCGGCGGTGCCGTCGACCCACAGCTGTCCGGGCTGTGGGTCGAGGAGGCGGACGACCGCGTCCGCGAGGACGGGGACGTGCCGGGCGACCGGGTCGGCTGGGGACATAGGCGGTTCCGGAAAACGGGTCAAGCCGAACCGGGGGCGCGTGCAACGCCGCGAGCGGCGGGGGCATTCGTAACCTAGCGGGAACGATGTCGCACTGCTCCCACTGCGGCGGGCCGGTCGGCGGGTCGGGCCTCGCCGGCCGGCCGTGGCCCGGCCGCGCCGCCGCCGCGTACTGCTGCTACGGCTGCCTCAGCCTCGGCGAGGCCGACCGCCAGCGCGACGCCGCGCCGCGCCCGGGGATGGCGCTGGGGATGCGCCTGGCCGCGGCGCTGCTCGTCGTCGGGCAGTCGATGATCTTCGGGCTGGCGCTCAACCTCCACGACGACGTTCCCGCCGACGTCCGCCGCGTCGTGCAGTCGCTGATGCTCGGCGCCACCGCGGTCGTGTTCGCGCTGCTCGGCGGGCCGCTGGTCCGCGCCGCGTGGGCGGAACTGCGGCACGGCCGGGTCACGCTGGAGGCGCTGTTCGTCGTCACCGGGCTGGGCGCGACCGCGGCGTCGGTGCAGGCGCACGTCACCGGCCGCGGGGCGGTGTACTTCGAGGTGGTGTCGATCCTGCTGGTGGTGTGGACGCTCGGGAAGCTGGTCGGCGCCCGCGCCCGCGCCGCGGCGCTGGCCGGGGCGCACGCCTGGGCCGGGCAGCTGGCGACGGCGCGCGTCGTGGACGCCGCCGGCCGGTCGCGCGCGGTGCCGGCCGCGGACGTGCTTCCCGGCGACGTGGTGGAGGTGAGCCCCGGCGAGACGGTGCCCGTGGACGGCGTGGTCGTCGCCGGCGTGGGGTACGTGTCGGAGGCGCCGGTGAGCGGCGAGCCGTTCGCGGTGGTGCGGCGGCCCGGCGACCGCGTCCTGGCCGGGGTGGCGTCGCACGACGCCACGTTTCGCGTGGAAGCGACCGCGGCCGGGACGGCGCGGCAGGTGGACCGCCTGCTCGCGGCGGTGGCGGCGGCGCGTGACATCCCGTTGTCACTGCAACACCGCGCGGACCGGCTGAGCGCCGCGTTCGTGCCGCTGGTCGTGGCGGTCGCGGCGCTGACGTTCGGCTACTGGGCGGTCCTCACGCCGCTGGGGTGGGAGGCGGCGCTGTTCCGGGCGATGTCGGTGCTGCTGGTGGCGTGCCCGTGCGTGCTCGGGCTGGCGACGCCGGTGGTGGTGTGGACGGTGTTGGGCCGGCTGGCCGAGCGCGGGCTCGTGGTCCGCTCCGGCGACGCGGTCGAGCGGCTGGCGGCGGTCGATGTCGTGCTGCTCGACAAGACGGGGACGCTGACCGACGAGCAGTTTTCCCTCGTGGACGTGGAGACGGCGTGCGCCGGCGAGGCCCGCGCGGAGCTACTGGGCTGGGTGGCGGCCGTCGAGGAGCGGAGCAAGCACCCGGTGGCGGCGGCGTTCGCGCGGCTGCCGCAGGCGGAGGTGCGGGTGGAGCGGCTGACGGCGGTGCCGGGCTGCGGCGTGGAGGCGGACGTGGTGGCGAACGGTGTGGCGCGCACGCTGCGGGTCGGGCGGCCGGGGTGGGTGGCGGGGGAGGGCGGGGAAGGGCTTCGTCCGACGTGGTTAACCCCGCACGATGAAAGCCAATTCCACCACCGCGTCGCCGTTTCGGTCGACGGCGAGCTCGCCGCGGTCGCCGTGGTGGCCGAGCGGCTGCGCGACTCCGCCGCCGACGCGCTCGCCGCCTTCGACCGCCTCGCGCTTCCCGTCGAAGTGCTCACCGGCGACACCGCCGCCCGCGCCGCCGCGCTCGGCCTTCCCGCGGCGCATGGCGGCCTCCTCCCCGCCGACAAGCTGGCGCGAATCAACACCTTAGCCGCAGCGGGGCGGCGGCCGCTGATGGTCGGGGACGGCATCAACGACGCCGCCGCGCTGGCCGCGGCGCACGCCGGCGTCGCGCTGGCGTCGGGCACCGACCTGGCGGTCGCGGCCGCGGACGCCACCCTCTACCACGGCGACCTGCGCGTGCTGCCGTGGGCCGTGGAACTGTGCCGGGCCGGCGTCCGCGCGGTGCGGCGCGGGCTCGCCGCGGCGGTCGCGTACAACGCCGTCGGCGTCGCGCTCGCGGCCGCGGGGCTGCTCCACCCCGTCGCCGCGGTGCTGCTGATGGTGCTGTCGAGCGTCACGATGGTGGTGTTCGCCGGGCGCGTCGGCGTGCGGCCGGATTGTGGGGGGAACCGCGAAGTCGTGTGCGGCGTGGG carries:
- the rsmH gene encoding 16S rRNA (cytosine(1402)-N(4))-methyltransferase RsmH, whose product is MSPADPVARHVPVLADAVVRLLDPQPGQLWVDGTAGGGGHAKLIADRVGPTGRVIALDQDPTMLARAAVRLAGLPVELVHANFDQLPAVLANRGLTAVDGVLADLGFASDQMDAADRGLSFRADGPLDMRLDPTGGRPAADLVNTLSEAGLADLFFELGEERHSRRVARKIVERRATKPFATTADLADVVRRCVPRSGGIDPATRVFQALRLAVNDELGALDRLLAALPAVVKPGGRAGIISFHSLEDRRVKQAFRTPGVWSPVTRKPVEADAEELARNPRSRSAKLRVAAREPTQP
- a CDS encoding heavy metal translocating P-type ATPase, translating into MSHCSHCGGPVGGSGLAGRPWPGRAAAAYCCYGCLSLGEADRQRDAAPRPGMALGMRLAAALLVVGQSMIFGLALNLHDDVPADVRRVVQSLMLGATAVVFALLGGPLVRAAWAELRHGRVTLEALFVVTGLGATAASVQAHVTGRGAVYFEVVSILLVVWTLGKLVGARARAAALAGAHAWAGQLATARVVDAAGRSRAVPAADVLPGDVVEVSPGETVPVDGVVVAGVGYVSEAPVSGEPFAVVRRPGDRVLAGVASHDATFRVEATAAGTARQVDRLLAAVAAARDIPLSLQHRADRLSAAFVPLVVAVAALTFGYWAVLTPLGWEAALFRAMSVLLVACPCVLGLATPVVVWTVLGRLAERGLVVRSGDAVERLAAVDVVLLDKTGTLTDEQFSLVDVETACAGEARAELLGWVAAVEERSKHPVAAAFARLPQAEVRVERLTAVPGCGVEADVVANGVARTLRVGRPGWVAGEGGEGLRPTWLTPHDESQFHHRVAVSVDGELAAVAVVAERLRDSAADALAAFDRLALPVEVLTGDTAARAAALGLPAAHGGLLPADKLARINTLAAAGRRPLMVGDGINDAAALAAAHAGVALASGTDLAVAAADATLYHGDLRVLPWAVELCRAGVRAVRRGLAAAVAYNAVGVALAAAGLLHPVAAVLLMVLSSVTMVVFAGRVGVRPDCGGNREVVCGVGRGVVHGAAVALQGLLFALLTGATPAVAGATVAAAVVLGGLLAAWWVRRPALAHGADMAFGMLTVGNLGMLAGWFADAGFAPLACARCCTGAEPGMWFGMLVAANAAMLWLGRRPLPGGDHAAAMFGGGNVGMLVGMAAGGRLAAAAEVTPLAGAVAVALAGMTVGMVGGMLAGTWLAERLVGAARRHAASR